The following nucleotide sequence is from Triticum dicoccoides isolate Atlit2015 ecotype Zavitan chromosome 7B, WEW_v2.0, whole genome shotgun sequence.
AGTTGCGCCTCCACGGCGGCCGCTTCCCGTTGAGCGGCGGCTTAAGCGCGGAAGGCCTCGTAGATCGCACGTTGCTCCGCGACGAAGTTGGGGTTAAATCACCTTCACACAAAGCAGGAAAAGCCCATTTTCCATCTGGATTTAAAGCCTTCTAACATATTGCTGGATGAGAGCATGACGCCCAAAATTTCAGATCTTTGTTTCTTCAACAGAAACGCACAAAACAGAGATACCCAGAGGCACAAACTACAAATTCATCTCGGTGCCTAACCGTTTTACTTCATCCTTCAAGAGCTGTCAAATGTATACGAGCAGAGAGGGTTTGAGCTTTCAGCACTCATATACTACAGATATTTATTTTTTTGGCATAAAAATGCTCCTGACTATATTTAATTAAATAGCTGGGAAAGTCAATTCGTTCGTAATGGACTTGTAGATGTAGCACCAGGGCTCATAACTTCCTTTGGGGAAATGACCTGAATTTATTAACTAAAAAATTAAACAAAATACActggactaaagaaattgaaccatACACGGACAAGAAATGCCTCTGATATAACCTCAAATTTCTTCAAACATTGGTTGTCAGACAAATAAAAGGCCCTGGTTTACAGTTGATTTTTAGATCAGTCTGGTTTGGTTTTGGTGCCTCACCCTCTGAACATGACAGCGTCAGTAGCTTTCCTAATACATTTTCTCTGGTGTTCTCATCAGGGGGCGCACACAGCCATCAGCCTGCTCCTCCTCATCTTTGTGTTGTCGACACACTGAACCTGATGATCAGCAGAATATGCTGCAGGGCAACCCCAGGTATTTCAGTTGGTATTGGCCAAACAAACCACAAATTCGTCGCAATGCCAAACCAAATGAGCGGTAAGATGTCATGTAGCAAAATTTGTGTAGATGTTTTGTATGGCTTGAAGATTTGAGAGCTTTTCGTTAGAGCAAAAGGTAACAAAGTTTACTCGGGCTGCCAGTTAGTACATAGGAACAACAATCAAACCCTAGCATGGTGCAAGGCTCCCCAACAGAGAAACATACTCACTCACTCCAGGATCAGGATACAGAGAGGTTAAACAGATATCAGGGGATTACAGAATCTGAGCAACATAGCATCCCACCAATTAAGATCTACTCCTAATAATCTGCAGGCGGCACTCGCTAACGATGGTGCTGAAGAGATCCTGCGTCTTGCCCGGCCAAAGAAGCCTCCATCGCTGCAGGAAAAGCAATACACAAAACAGAGCgtcagttggatgcttgatagcctTGCGTGTTAAAACATTACTACATCATTTCAGATGTTCCAGAGAGCCCACCAAACAGCAGTAACCCCAAACCAAATATAACCGATGCTCCCACTCCTCTCATATTTCAGCCAAGTAATCATATCTTGAACTGATACCCTGGCAAAAGACCAGAGAGAGATAGCAATGGGACAGCAAAACAAAGGATGATCGGTTGTTTCAAGTTTCCCCGCACAGGGGACATCTATAGGCCCATGTCTATGAAGTATTCGTTCTCTTGTAGTGATTTCCAAACAAAACTTTTAGCTTCCAGAGTTTGACCAAATATGGGGTTTGGACTTTGGACTCTACAGCGATACATAGATTTTGTGTTATAAGTTCCGTTACCAGTGATCTCCCGTTACAGCTTTACTTCTTTCAAGAGTTAACATATAGATATGCAAGTTTCTTTCAGTAGCTCCAACGATAGCGCACCAGGAGAAATAACCCTCTTAAATACAGGTTGAAACAACGCATGATgagaaaggaaggaaaagaaatATGACAGACATAGATTAACCTTTCTTTTCCCTCCAAAAGAGGGGCGGACAAAGGAGCAAAGCCATGAATAGAAACCAAAACAGTCACCACAAAAACATTACATGAATGAATAAAAGATGCAGACTGCAGACAAAGGAGCAAAGCCATGAACTTCTCCCAGCTACACTGAAATGCTGCAGACTGCAGACTATTGAAGATTATTCAATACTAGTACATAAGATGAGAAAAGGATTGGTTTACTCACTGTGAAGGGGGGCACCTAAGACGTTGATCACCTTACCAAAGCGTTTCGAGGTGAGCTGTGCCCACTCACAAATCCCCGGTAAAATTTCTTCAAGGCCGGTATTCAACCTAGAAGAATCACCCGGCCATGTTGTGTCTCTGATCCTTGGTTctattatcagctgctcaagaacaGAAGCATTTCCCAAGATACAGCATGCCAGGTTAATCTGAGCCTTGTAACAGCGAAACCCGCTCATGAAGACCGTCTTGAGATGATCATGGCAGCGCATAACCACCACCTCACCGCTGGAGAAACCACTGGGTATCGCGCAGAGCATCTGCATTGGAAGCTTGCAATCATTGGTCAAactaataaaaatagaatttttttttcttgAAGGTCCATATATTAATCTTTCTAAATAAATAAAATGGCACTTACATGCAATTCCAATGTCTCCAGTTCTGGTGCAACATCCAAACAATTggccagttgaagaacttcattatcACCATTTGGGTCGTTAGAGTTGACAATTAATTGACAGGTCATATGCCTCAAATGCAAAAACATTCCCTGTTGTCTTGTTGGCAGCTTCTGCAACTGAAACATGACCCGAACAAATAAGATGACACTGACAGTAACACCAACTTGGAAGGGAACGCATGGAACATGGGAGCATATGAACCCGTTTTACAAAAAAACATAGCAATTTCAAAAATGgtcaaaaaaaatcatgaaaattgCTGGCAATAAACTTGATAAAGCGTTACACTCACGTACAAATTTTAGGGACGAAATGACTTTCATGATATTGTCCAGGACAAAGTCAAAATCAGCGTTATATTGGAGGTACTATTCACTCTATattgtcctggacaatttgtttatatgCTCAATTTTTTTAATGATTAGGCCAACATGTTAAGTTTGTTCAATTTTTTCCGAAGATTATTGACTTTTTCTgattttctattatttttctagAAAATAGTTTATGGGGTTCATCTACAACCATGTGTATCCTGGTGTTTTCCCAACTTTGAAGAACTATGAGGTGAGCCAAAAAAAAAAAGAAGACCAGCTAACCTGTGCATATTTTGGTATGAAAGCTTGCACATTTAATGTCTTCACAGGCAAAATGCTTGGAACTGCAGTGAATGCATGTGCCAGTGCTTGAGTGCCATTAAACTTTATTGTTGCCTTCTCTAGTTTTGTGCAGCCATGAAGCACTATAGGGATCACTTGCCCGTTGTACTCAAAATGAGCCAGATCAGTAGCATGAAACTCAACCATCTGGACGTCCGTTCCGGAAATCCGCAAATGTTGAAGTTTATCGAGTTTGTGTGGTATGATTAAGTCATGCACACCATAGCACCAGATGATCACTAAGTCCTCAAGTTCTGAACATTTTGCTAGCAAGCCTGGAAAATCTCCTAATATCTCAACAAATTTCAGAACAAGCCTTCTGAGTATTGTAAAGCCTGATATTCCTGAGTGTGGCTTAATAGAAACACTGGTGAGAAATAAGGACTGCACAAATGAGCAACCTTGTGAATCTAAGGCCTCAAGAGGGAAGTGGTGAATTTCCAATGGGCGATAAATATTCTTCAGATTAAAatctattatatttgcctttgatgAAGCAGCAAACCCAATCCACCTGTCAAAATTATCAGAGTACTCTTTGTGCATGCCACATCTGATGCTGAACTTATTGATTCCTATCCCACTATGCTGCTGAATAACCAAATTTACAGCCTCAATGAACTTTGCTCTTTTTATTTTGGCACTATGTTGATCAGCGGTGTCAAATTCCAAATCATCGGGGCCATGAAAACATAGGTTGCCGTGGAATCTCCAGAGCGTTGTCCAACTTCTTGAAACAGTGCTTGTCCTCACGGCCTCTTTCAGTGGCAGCAGTGAGATTATAAGCGGCTGAACCTCCTGCGACACGAGAGGACCTGAATTTTTACAGGAGTTGCATTTTATCTAAAAGTAACTGGCTGACACAATGAGTTCAAAGTGCATGTATTTTGAAAGAGAAATCTGGGCAGATGCAAGCTGCAGTTTTTTCACTGTGGTTTCACCAATTAAGTAAGGTACCCTAAACATTGAACCTCGATTGAAAAAAAAAAACATGAAGTGAACAAGAGTTGAAGCCCACAGCAGCAAATCCCGCAAAACAGCAGTCTTTTTTGACCCAGAGTTCCAGATCCGTGGTCCGTCTAAGGGGGAAAATTGAGGAAGTGATAATAATGGAACGGAAGTTACCGCTGGAAGGTCCTCCATCCGGAAGGACAGCCCGTCGGCGACGCCATGGTGGTGCTCCGACCTGCTCcgcttggccgccgccgccgcctcttccatgGGCTGCtgcagggagggagggaggaagaggaacCCTAGGTTAATAGAGAGAGGGAGGAGACTCCGCAGATCGACCCATCCATGGGGAAAACCTAGGAGAGAGGATTGGGCAGAGGAAGATAATGCTGCTCACCTGTCGATCTGCGGCTCCGGCCATCTCTGCTGCTCCTCTTCGACTTTTTTTTTACACAAGAAAGAGGAATGCTCCGGTTACGCCGTGGTGCGGTAACTCTGTTCCTTCGGTTTAGAGCATCTAGCAGATCCTTAAAATCTCAGTACCGCAAAATCGGTTTACAGAATACCGCaaaatatttcattttcataattttaTAGTATGACATTTGTTTTGGTAGAATAGACTCTGCAAAAATCTTTCATGTTAGATGTAAAGCCCACTTGTCAGTAGTTAAATATACAACCGGGTCCCTAAAAAGTAATACAAAACACCCTGAAAACAAAATGTAAATTACAA
It contains:
- the LOC119335190 gene encoding uncharacterized protein LOC119335190, with amino-acid sequence MAGAADRQQPMEEAAAAAKRSRSEHHHGVADGLSFRMEDLPAEVQPLIISLLPLKEAVRTSTVSRSWTTLWRFHGNLCFHGPDDLEFDTADQHSAKIKRAKFIEAVNLVIQQHSGIGINKFSIRCGMHKEYSDNFDRWIGFAASSKANIIDFNLKNIYRPLEIHHFPLEALDSQGCSFVQSLFLTSVSIKPHSGISGFTILRRLVLKFVEILGDFPGLLAKCSELEDLVIIWCYGVHDLIIPHKLDKLQHLRISGTDVQMVEFHATDLAHFEYNGQVIPIVLHGCTKLEKATIKFNGTQALAHAFTAVPSILPVKTLNVQAFIPKYAQLQKLPTRQQGMFLHLRHMTCQLIVNSNDPNGDNEVLQLANCLDVAPELETLELHMLCAIPSGFSSGEVVVMRCHDHLKTVFMSGFRCYKAQINLACCILGNASVLEQLIIEPRIRDTTWPGDSSRLNTGLEEILPGICEWAQLTSKRFGKVINVLGAPLHTMEASLAGQDAGSLQHHR